A stretch of DNA from Cryptomeria japonica chromosome 4, Sugi_1.0, whole genome shotgun sequence:
GTGCACCTCTGATGATGTTAGGTGTGATCCGCGGTTCTCATAGCGAGACAAGGAGAGCAAAATCCTTAAAGGAATAGGAACGGATTTTACCAGCAGGTCTTCAAATTTAACAGTAGATTTTTTGTAAGAGCGATTTGGGTTATCGAATCAAATAATTTTCAATGGCAACTGAAATCAAGAATGCCACTGAAGAACCCATTCCAACATCTTCGCTTTTAATGGCGGCCTCAAAGCACATTGCTGCCAGCTGCAGGGCACAGAATAAAGCATTTTTAGATTGCAAGAAAGCTGATTCCAATCCCGAGAAGTGTTTGGATAAAGGACGGGACGTTACCAAATGCGTGTTCAGCCTGTGAGTCTCTTCAAGCATCATGGTTCTTTTTTGAGTTACTTGGATTAGTGCAAATCTGATTATAGATTATGCGTTGCCTTTCTAGTTAGAGCCCAGATAGAAATTTTACAGTAAGTGAAAGACAAGTTCCAGTTATGAATCCTTCATTTTATTTGATGTAAACCTATTTGGAAAATGTGCCCTTTCCCTTGTTCTCTTCAATGTTGTTTGTGCTGGTTTGGGGCTACGATTCTAGACATAAGTCTTTAAAAAAATGTTGCTTTGGATAATTTAAGCGAGGGCATAAACCGTAGATAACGTGATGTAGAGGAAACTTGTATCGCATTATGAAGATTTGTAAATGTGGGTTAAACTTATAACTCTTACACCACAGCTTATTACATGCCCCTGGAGTTATCCGACCCTTTATTGCTGGGAACCAGGCCATGGTTTTATGAGTTTCTTCTGGCCATTACTCTCCAATTCCTTTGATCCTACAAAAAAGTTTATTGAGCAATAGTTCATCCGGTGACACATTTTATtccattaatgaaattaaatgagtCATAGAGAAGCCAAGTCATCAGCCCTTAGAAATCT
This window harbors:
- the LOC131076287 gene encoding NADH dehydrogenase [ubiquinone] 1 alpha subcomplex subunit 8-A, with the translated sequence MATEIKNATEEPIPTSSLLMAASKHIAASCRAQNKAFLDCKKADSNPEKCLDKGRDVTKCVFSLLKDLYEKCPKEINAYSGCMYYYTNEFELCRKEQEQFERACPLHK